A genome region from Brassica oleracea var. oleracea cultivar TO1000 chromosome C2, BOL, whole genome shotgun sequence includes the following:
- the LOC106327253 gene encoding zinc finger protein ZAT5-like gives MEAFEEAIAASKEQSLILKGKREKRQRSQSPVPFSISPPIVSCPSRDVEEEYTNLDSKENALANNVGNHKKDGVITSSSSSASWSSNNNPTLKAEEDEEDLDIASCLILLSQGHSLPQLKIPNHETNNNNTYKFSSRRFLETSSSNGGGKAGHYVYQCKTCDRTFSSFQALGGHRASHKKPKATSFYSNLDHLKKNIYENDSLATTTTIYNNNKNRSLVVYGKAGNNKVHECGICGEEFTSGQALGGHMRRHRGAVVVAPTVTVTLAAANTELSLSSMSFDQISTKRAKKMVVSLDLDLNLPAPEYENRVNGFSLCFKQKHEQEHQQTKQRDEPKCLVLSPPTLVDCHY, from the coding sequence ATGGAAGCGTTCGAAGAGGCAATAGCAGCCTCAAAGGAGCAATCACTGATCCTTAAAGGAAAGAGGGAAAAACGACAACGTTCACAATCTCCTGTTCCTTTCTCTATCTCTCCTCCTATAGTTTCTTGCCCCTCACGCGACGTTGAAGAGGAATACACTAATCTTGATTCCAAGGAAAATGCCTTAGCCAATAATGTGGGAAACCACAAGAAGGATGGTGTGATCACGTCTTCATCTTCGTCAGCCTCTTGGTCCTCTAACAACAACCCAACATTAAAGGCCGAAGAAGACGAGGAAGATCTAGACATAGCCAGTTGTTTGATCCTCCTTTCCCAAGGCCACTCTCTTCCACAGCTCAAGATACCTAACCATGAAACAAACAACAATAACACGTATAAATTTAGCAGCAGGAGGTTCCTAGAGACTTCTTCGTCTAACGGTGGCGGTAAAGCTGGTCACTATGTTTATCAATGCAAAACATGTGACCGGACCTTCTCTTCTTTTCAGGCTTTAGGTGGCCATAGAGCTAGCCACAAAAAACCTAAGGCCACCTCCTTTTACTCCAACCTTGACCACCTCAAGAAGAACATATACGAAAATGATTCACTCGCCACAACCACAACTATTTACAATAACAACAAGAATAGATCGCTTGTCGTGTACGGTAAGGCAGGTAACAACAAGGTTCATGAATGTGGAATCTGTGGAGAAGAGTTTACGTCAGGACAAGCCTTAGGTGGCCACATGAGACGGCATAGAGGCGCGGTTGTTGTTGCTCCCACTGTGACGGTGACCTTAGCTGCAGCCAACACGGAGTTATCATTGTCTTCGATGTCGTTCGATCAAATATCGACAAAGAGAGCTAAGAAGATGGTTGTGTCATTGGATTTGGATCTGAATCTACCCGCACCGGAATATGAGAATAGGGTCAACGGATTCAGCTTATGTTTTAAGCAAAAACATGAACAAGAACATCAACAGACAAAGCAAAGAGATGAACCAAAGTGTCTTGTCTTGTCTCCTCCTACTTTGGTGGATTGCCATTACTGA